The DNA sequence TTTAGTCTTTTAAAATCCTTATTTAAATTGATGTAACCGGCATTAATGGCCTCTTTATATAAGAAATGATTGGTCTTATCATCGTCCGTAATGGCATTTCCGTTTACGATATCAAAATAATTGGCCTGGTTATCGGTGTTGGTGAAGCTGCTTTTCACGCCCGCCTCCAGTTTCAAGCCTCCGGCTAATGGTTGGCTATAATCCGCTTTGGCCGAATAGATATGAATAGCTGTAGGAAGCCTGCCATTAAGCTGATCCATAGAGCCCGAACCCGTTGTGGCATAACTTTGGTTTAAAAAAGTTTGGTTATTGTCCGTCGCAAAAGCCAGGTAATCCAGGTTGGTCGTTATTTCAGGTCCATCTTTTTTAAAGGTATGCCTGTAATTTAGATTAACGCTGCCGTTTTTAAATTGGCCCAGTTCCTTATTTTTTGAAATGATGGAAGAATCGGGCCTGCCCGCAGCATCTGATAATTGCCCTTTGCTGTTATTAAGCTGATCTGGCGAGCGGATGATACCATTTAACAGCACGCCAATAGTAGTATTTTCAGATGCATAAAGGTCCATACCCAGTTTGGCATTGTATCCGCTGCTTGTAGTGCGGATGTACGAGTTCTGGCTGAATGCACCGGATGGCTGCCCGGCGTTATAAAAGTAGTTGCGGTTGATGTCTACATCATTAAAACCATTGCTGAAAGTATAAGCAAAGGTGCCGAACACGTTGATCTTATCCTTACGGTAATTAAAATCCATGCTGTTATTGGTAGCCGTGTACCGGCTTTGACGCAAACCAAGGCTCAGCCCCAGGTTAAACCCTTTCACTTTGGTCTTTTTGGTTTTAATGTTGATGATACCGGCGGTACCGGCTGCATCGTATTTGGCTGGGGGATTGGTCATCAGCTCGATCTGCGATAAGGTTGATGAAGGCATCGAGCGCAGGTAGTTTTCCAGGTCGCTACCAGAAAGGTAAGTCGGTTTATCATCTATATAGATCGCTACGCCGGATTTGCCATGAAAACTAATCTGCCCGGCCTGGTCAATGGCAACACCCGGCGACTTTTCCAGCACATCCAGCGCAGTGGTGCCTGCATTGCTGATCAGTGCATCTACATTAACGACCGTGCGGTCGATCTTTTGCTCCAGGAATGCCTTTCTGGATGTGACTATCACTTCCTTTAAAATTTGGGCCGACGTTTGCATCGTGATCTGGTTTAAACTGATCAGCAGATGCTGCGCATCAACTGTGATACCTCCGCTTTGATAAGGCATCAGGCCAATGGAAGTAACTTTTATGCAAAAGGTGCCGGCACTGTTTATACCAATGTTAAAACTTCCATCTTTAAGTGTAAGTTTATATTTTACTGTCACAGAATCTTTTAGCCGCATGAGGGATACCGTAGCGCCTTCAACGGGGCGACCATTTGCATCTGCAACCTTCCCGGATATTGTACCGTTGATGGTTTGGGCGATTAGAAAATTTGGGGTAAAGCAAAGCCCTATGGCCAAAAATGCCATGATAAATATTTTCATACAAGTGTTTTAATTAAGTGGAAACCGGACCGGTTTAAGTAATAAACGGGACGGGTTAATTCTGCACAAGCATATCGCTAATACCCTGGCACATTTTCCTGATACGAAAAATAGCAGCAGCAGAATTTGCCTGCTTATCGGCCGTAATTAATAGATCACCTTCCGAGGTTTTAATCCGGAAATCGGCATTTTCTGTCCGGAGTATGTTGGCGCAACTATCCATATACCCGGTTACTTTCGGCGTTATTCCGGCGTAAAAGGATGCTTTGAAAGTATACCTGGTTTCCGAGTCTTTTATGGACAAAACCGTTTCGCCCTTACGTTGATTTTGAATGAAAAAGGCAAAACAAATGCATAGCAATAGCAAGGCGGTAATAATTACCGGAGTTAATTTTTTCATCTTTAACGTGTTAATGTTGACAGAAAAGGCATAGCATTCCCATGCCCTTAAGATTTTTTACTTTTGAAAAGAAGTTTGGAGGTATTACTTATTGAGGCGGCTGACTAACAGGAAATGGCCGAGAAAACCTATGGCCAAACAAAACGCGATAACCATGAGGGCATAGATATCTGTGAGATGATAACAGCCGATGATGCCAAGCCCGGCAGCAATTCCGCAAAGTGCGCAGAACCATTTGAGGCTGTTCCTGAACTCATTTTTACCAGTTGCCATCAACTGTGTAACTACGGTTTCCGGGGTACCCATTTCTACAATCTTTTTCTTAAGGCTGTTATCCAGAAAGAGCCTGATCATTGTTAGAATAAAACTCGTAGCCATAAAGATCATCAGCAGGATAACAATATCGCGCACAAATTCTTCGAAGGTGCCCTTGTCGCTCATTAAATTGGTGCTGCTTTGTGCCTGCGCTCCAAAAGCGGCTGAGAACAACAGCAGGGTTACATATATCTTTTTCTTTTTCATGTTTTTATAATTTGCTTTTATACCAGATGAGACCGGTTACCCGGATTATAGTTGCAATGTTTTTGTATTTAAAAGTGTGTGTACCTGCTTTTGATGGTTTTTAACCATTTCAACACCCTGGAAAATCAGGATAACCACTGCCGCGGTAATTGCCGTTGCTGTGAGCACTGTTGACACACTCGTGATAGTCGCCTCTATATAAGATGAGAAGAATAGTGCTAACGAGGCAATCAACATGACAGAAAACACGGATATCAAAACCGCTGCCCATGGGAACGCGCGTTTCGGCTCTGGTAACTGCTCCAGTACAAGATTGGTAAGGTTAAAATCAAACTGGGGTTTTGCCTGGTTGTGGATGCCGTTAAAAAGCAGCTGGTAGTTGGCGATGTTTGTTTGGCAGTCAACGCAGTTTTGCACATGTGTTTTCAACTGATCACTGATGGTTTCCGGTTCAGCTACATAAAGCTGTATCTCGGTATCGGTAAGATGTGCTGTTATCATAACTCGTTCCTTTTATATTTTAATAAAATGTTTTCTTTCAGCGTTTTTCTTGCCCTGAAAAGGTAGTTTTTCACTGTGCCCTCTGGCAGGGATGTAATTTCAGCAATTTCGGCATAGCTTAGCTCTTCCTGGTGGTATAAGGAAATAAGCATTTTATAAAGTGGCTTAAGCTGTTCTATCTCTGTGTTAAGCAGAGCCGCCAGTTCCTTACCAAACAGGATATCTTCGGTGTCATTCTTCAGATCCTCGCTAATGTGGTTTAGGGGCGACTCACTGTCTTCTCCAAAGTTATCCAGGAGTACCAGCTTCTTTTTCTCCAGGTAATGAAGACAGGTATTATAAGCGATCTGACCGATCCAGGTAGATAATTTAGATTGAAACTTAAAGCCACGAAGATTTTTGAAGGCCTTCAGGTAAACGTCCTGGGCAATGTCTTTCCGGTCGCCCGGGCTGCTGATCATTTTGAAGGTCATTTGCGCAACCAGTCCTTCCGTCTTTTTAATGATCAAACCAAAAGCATGGCGATCGCCGTTTAACACAGCTGTTACCAGGCGTTGATCGCTTAATTGTTCATCCTTTTGATTGCTCACTGTTGATTAGACCGGTTAACGTAATTTATGTTGCAAATTATTTTTTGGCACAACTATAGTAGCGACCGAAATAAAACCCACAAGTATCAAACGTTTGTGTAGAAATTGAAGGGTACCAACGGTCTTTTTTCAATTAATGATACCTAATTTTCGGCTTTGAAACCGGATATGGATAGTATTTTAGTAATAGGCTCAAACGGGCAGATAGGCACCGAGCTGATTGATGCCTTAAAGGAAACCTGGCCTGTGTATCAGGTTATTAGCTGCGATATAAGACCACGTGAGCAGTTAAAGGGCGATATGTTTGTACAAGCCGATGTTAATGACCTGGAGCGGCTAAAAACGATTTTTGAGCAATATCGCATCAAGCAAGTATACCTGCTGGCGGCACTTTTATCAGCCACCGGCGAAACCAAACCCCGTTACGCCTGGGATTTGAACATCAATGGTCTGCTCAATGTATTGGATCTGTCGGTAGCTTACCGGGTGGAAAAAGTTTTCTGGCCCAGTTCTATCGCGGTGTTTGGGCCGGGTTCGCCCAAGGATGATACCCCGCAGTTTGGTGAAAAAGATCCGCAAACGGTTTATGGCTTCAGCAAGCTGGCCGGCGAGCACTGGTGCAACTATTATCGCGAAAAATATAGTCTGGATGTCCGCAGTATCCGTTATCCCGGTCTTATCAGCTGGAAAGCCGCGCCTGGCGGAGGTACTACCGATTACGCCGTACAGATATTTCACGACGCCATTGCGAGCGAAAGCTACGCATGTTTCCTTTCGGCCGATACGCGCCTGCCTATGATGTATATGAATGATGCCATCCGTGGCACCATTGAGCTGATGCAAACCCCACTGGAAAAGTTAAAAGTATTCCGTTCCTATAATCTGGCTGGTTTTAGTTGTACACCCGGTGGATTGGCAACTGAGATCAGCGAACATATTCCGGGTTTTACCATCAGTTATCTCGAAAACGACCCTCGCCAGCAAATAGCCGACAGCTGGCCAAGATCAATTGACGACAGCGAAGCCCAGAAGGACTGGGGCTGGCATGCCAGATTCGATCTGAAAGCGATGACCGGTGATATGATCAAACACCTGTCGCTGGTGATATAATAGAAGAACCAAACC is a window from the Mucilaginibacter inviolabilis genome containing:
- a CDS encoding TonB-dependent receptor, with the translated sequence MKIFIMAFLAIGLCFTPNFLIAQTINGTISGKVADANGRPVEGATVSLMRLKDSVTVKYKLTLKDGSFNIGINSAGTFCIKVTSIGLMPYQSGGITVDAQHLLISLNQITMQTSAQILKEVIVTSRKAFLEQKIDRTVVNVDALISNAGTTALDVLEKSPGVAIDQAGQISFHGKSGVAIYIDDKPTYLSGSDLENYLRSMPSSTLSQIELMTNPPAKYDAAGTAGIINIKTKKTKVKGFNLGLSLGLRQSRYTATNNSMDFNYRKDKINVFGTFAYTFSNGFNDVDINRNYFYNAGQPSGAFSQNSYIRTTSSGYNAKLGMDLYASENTTIGVLLNGIIRSPDQLNNSKGQLSDAAGRPDSSIISKNKELGQFKNGSVNLNYRHTFKKDGPEITTNLDYLAFATDNNQTFLNQSYATTGSGSMDQLNGRLPTAIHIYSAKADYSQPLAGGLKLEAGVKSSFTNTDNQANYFDIVNGNAITDDDKTNHFLYKEAINAGYINLNKDFKRLNIQAGLRVENTDSRGHQLGNAQKADSAFKRNYTGLFPTFYLLYKLDTLGDHQLKMTYGRRIERPYYQDLNPFISPLDKYTLYIGNPYLRPSYSGDFELGYIYKDRISVTMTYTNIHDRSTETIEIRNGYYYDRPGNIGNTQLYDLNADASFDPAKWFRLELSGDVWQLRQASDFYTGTLNNHSTSFSGQAVLQFKLNKGWTLQTDGKYQSKQTDAQFTLAARGRLNIAVAKTLSPRTTLKLSISDLLNTNINQGAINNLYQTNASFRTLKDSRAALLTLSMRFGNTVKDQRKHNQTGAGEESDRVKN
- a CDS encoding RNA polymerase sigma factor gives rise to the protein MSNQKDEQLSDQRLVTAVLNGDRHAFGLIIKKTEGLVAQMTFKMISSPGDRKDIAQDVYLKAFKNLRGFKFQSKLSTWIGQIAYNTCLHYLEKKKLVLLDNFGEDSESPLNHISEDLKNDTEDILFGKELAALLNTEIEQLKPLYKMLISLYHQEELSYAEIAEITSLPEGTVKNYLFRARKTLKENILLKYKRNEL
- a CDS encoding NAD-dependent epimerase/dehydratase family protein; the protein is MDSILVIGSNGQIGTELIDALKETWPVYQVISCDIRPREQLKGDMFVQADVNDLERLKTIFEQYRIKQVYLLAALLSATGETKPRYAWDLNINGLLNVLDLSVAYRVEKVFWPSSIAVFGPGSPKDDTPQFGEKDPQTVYGFSKLAGEHWCNYYREKYSLDVRSIRYPGLISWKAAPGGGTTDYAVQIFHDAIASESYACFLSADTRLPMMYMNDAIRGTIELMQTPLEKLKVFRSYNLAGFSCTPGGLATEISEHIPGFTISYLENDPRQQIADSWPRSIDDSEAQKDWGWHARFDLKAMTGDMIKHLSLVI